One Mangifera indica cultivar Alphonso chromosome 4, CATAS_Mindica_2.1, whole genome shotgun sequence genomic region harbors:
- the LOC123213106 gene encoding agamous-like MADS-box protein MADS4 isoform X2 — MLKTLERYQKCNYGAPEPNASAREALEISSQQEYLKLKARYEALQRSQRNLLGEELGPLSSKELESLERQLDMSLKQIRSTRTQYMLDQLMDLQQREQMLTETNKTLKQRLMEGYQISSGLQLNPSAEEMGYGRQPAQPHGDTFFHPLDCEPTLQIGSFQHEAITAVSAGPSVNNYMPGWLP, encoded by the exons ATGCTCAAAACACTTGAGAGGTACCAGAAGTGTAACTATGGAGCACCAGAACCGAATGCGTCCGCAAGAGAGGCCCTG GAGATAAGCAGCCAGCAGGAATATCTGAAGCTCAAAGCACGTTATGAAGCTTTGCAAAGATCCCAAAG GAACCTCCTTGGAGAAGAACTTGGCCCTTTAAGCAGCAAAGAGCTTGAGTCACTTGAAAGGCAGCTTGACATGTCTTTGAAACAGATCCGATCAACGCGG ACTCAATACATGCTGGATCAGCTTATGGATCTTCAACAGAGG GAACAGATGCTCACTGAAACAAATAAGACCCTGAAACAAAGG TTGATGGAAGGATACCAAATAAGCTCAGGGCTCCAGTTGAATCCAAGTGCAGAAGAAATGGGGTATGGCCGCCAACCTGCTCAACCTCATGGGGATACCTTCTTCCATCCTCTGGACTGTGAACCGACATTGCAAATCgg ATCATTTCAACATGAAGCAATAACAGCAGTAAGTGCAGGCCCGAGTGTGAATAACTACATGCCAGGATGGTTGCCGTGA
- the LOC123213106 gene encoding agamous-like MADS-box protein MADS4 isoform X1, with amino-acid sequence MGRGRVELKRIENKINRQVTFAKRRNGLLKKAYELSVLCDAEVALIIFSNRGKLYEFCSSSSMLKTLERYQKCNYGAPEPNASAREALEISSQQEYLKLKARYEALQRSQRNLLGEELGPLSSKELESLERQLDMSLKQIRSTRTQYMLDQLMDLQQREQMLTETNKTLKQRLMEGYQISSGLQLNPSAEEMGYGRQPAQPHGDTFFHPLDCEPTLQIGSFQHEAITAVSAGPSVNNYMPGWLP; translated from the exons atgggaaGAGGTAGGGTTGAGCTGAAGAGAATAGAGAACAAGATCAACAGGCAAGTGACCTTTGCGAAGAGAAGAAATGGGCTGTTGAAAAAAGCTTATGAGCTTTCTGTTCTTTGTGATGCTGAGGTTGCTCTCATCATCTTCTCTAATAGAGGAAAATTGTACGAATTTTGCAGCAGTTCAAG CATGCTCAAAACACTTGAGAGGTACCAGAAGTGTAACTATGGAGCACCAGAACCGAATGCGTCCGCAAGAGAGGCCCTG GAGATAAGCAGCCAGCAGGAATATCTGAAGCTCAAAGCACGTTATGAAGCTTTGCAAAGATCCCAAAG GAACCTCCTTGGAGAAGAACTTGGCCCTTTAAGCAGCAAAGAGCTTGAGTCACTTGAAAGGCAGCTTGACATGTCTTTGAAACAGATCCGATCAACGCGG ACTCAATACATGCTGGATCAGCTTATGGATCTTCAACAGAGG GAACAGATGCTCACTGAAACAAATAAGACCCTGAAACAAAGG TTGATGGAAGGATACCAAATAAGCTCAGGGCTCCAGTTGAATCCAAGTGCAGAAGAAATGGGGTATGGCCGCCAACCTGCTCAACCTCATGGGGATACCTTCTTCCATCCTCTGGACTGTGAACCGACATTGCAAATCgg ATCATTTCAACATGAAGCAATAACAGCAGTAAGTGCAGGCCCGAGTGTGAATAACTACATGCCAGGATGGTTGCCGTGA
- the LOC123213377 gene encoding teosinte glume architecture 1-like, producing the protein MELSRSSSSKRAKTPGNGTQVPSCLVDECTADLSKCRDYHRRHKVCELHSKTPKVTIQGQEQRFCQQCSRFHSLGEFDEGKRSCRKRLDGHNRRRRKPQPEPLSINSGRFLSNHQGTRFIPFSSPHVFSTSSVMPAWTGVFKARAEAMLHSHHGQLDLSNRNLYVESSSHDYKEGKQFPFLEGINSTFPGASVCQPLLSANSSSSSNIVSSQKMFSNGLNRAINSGCALSLLSSPPAETQDIGLSDMLQTYSIPPQSLIPTLNYSSQGMNGEPLRSVMVADSSSNANHHNQDIFQIGPDGSSPSRTHQTLSFSWE; encoded by the exons ATGGAATTATCAAGATCTAGTTCTTCTAAAAGGGCCAAAACGCCTGGAAATGGGACTCAAGTCCCTTCTTGCTTGGTTGATGAATGCACAGCAGACCTTAGTAAATGCAGGGACTATCATCGCCGCCATAAAGTATGCGAACTCCATTCTAAGACCCCAAAAGTTACTATTCAAGGTCAAGAGCAACGGTTTTGCCAGCAATGCAGCAG ATTCCATTCATTGGGGGAGTTTGATGAGGGAAAGCGAAGCTGCAGGAAACGGCTTGATGGACACAACCGTCGTCGCAGGAAGCCTCAACCAGAACCTCTTTCCATAAATTCTGGAAGGTTTCTTTCCAATCACCAAG GTACTAGATTTATACCATTCAGTAGTCCTCATGTATTCTCAACTAGCTCAGTAATGCCTGCTTGGACTGGAGTCTTTAAAGCCAGGGCTGAAGCAATGCTTCACAGCCACCACGGTCAGTTAGACTTGAGTAATAGGAACTTGTACGTGGAATCATCATCTCATGACTACAAGGAAGGGAAGCAATTCCCTTTCTTAGAAGGAATCAATTCTACATTCCCAGGAGCTTCCGTCTGCCAACCACTATTGAGCGCCAATTCCTCCTCTTCGAGTAACATTGTCAGCAGCCAGAAAATGTTCTCCAATGGGTTAAACAGAGCAATCAATTCTGGTTGTGCTCTCTCTCTTCTGTCATCACCACCAGCTGAGACTCAGGATATTGGTTTGAGCGATATGCTGCAGACTTACTCAATCCCTCCTCAGTCCTTGATCCCAACCTTGAATTACAGTAGTCAAGGAATGAATGGTGAGCCTCTAAGGTCTGTAATGGTTGCAGACAGCAGTAGTAATGCCAACCATCATAACCAGGATATCTTTCAGATTGGTCCTGATGGATCATCTCCAAGTCGAACTCACCAGACTCTGTCCTTCTCCTGGGAGTAG
- the LOC123213397 gene encoding probable DNA primase large subunit has translation MEIVRQQRSHQNDAVSTLPLYRSAPSLEVRLEDFELFAMDRLRVLKGISDGLSRGKKPEEMEKLVDDLWKANMRHQDASPDVNKDIISHFVLRLVYCRTEDLRKWFLSMETVLFRHRFRLEHADARRVLMAEFDLPRQPVSSVEFENVKDKLIQVARSTNVQTRPTADSIYYQVPFEEVPELVAGRRVFIHKGYAYVAMDQVVSLVVTQFRSNLSKALILTNRKWTSTIREQEKDRLAPIVEALCTSYLGPDYSRPKEFGEISINDLDQLADHSFPLCMRHLFVKLREDHHLKHGGRMQLGLFLKGVGLKLEDALSFWKAEFSQKVGAERFDKEYAYSIRHNYGREGKRTDYTPYSCQKIISSTPSVGDHHGCPYRHFSEENLRAAISRMGVSSRAIEDVMDKVQNRHYQLACTLTFEAVHGSSCDAGINHPNQYFSDSQKILQAKNNAGA, from the exons atggaaatagTTCGACAACAGAGGAGTCATCAGAATGATGCCGTTTCAACTCTGCCTCTTTACCGCTCTGCACCTTCGCTTGAAGTCAGACTCGAAGATTTCGAGCTCTTCGCTATGGATCGCCTCCGAG TTCTGAAAGGAATCTCTGATGGTTTGTCCCGAGGAAAGAAACCTGAAGAAATGGAAAAATTG GTAGATGATTTGTGGAAAGCTAATATGAGGCATCAAGATGCTTCTCCAGATGTTAACAAGGATATAATATCCCATTTTGTCTTGCGTCTTGTGTATTGTCGAAC ggagGATTTGAGAAAATGGTTTCTTTCCATGGAGACTGTTCTATTTCGTCATCGGTTTCGGCTTGAACATGCTGATGCTcgg AGGGTGTTAATGGCAGAGTTTGATCTTCCACGCCAACCTGTTAGCAGTGTGGAGTTTGAG AATGTGAAGGACAAATTGATCCAGGTTGCACGTTCAACTAATGTTCAAACTCGACCCACTG CTGATTCTATTTACTACCAG GTACCTTTTGAAGAAGTTCCAGAACTTGTAGCTGGTCGCAGAGTATTTATCCATAAAGGGTATGCATATGTTGCTATGGATCAG GTGGTTTCACTTGTGGTTACACAATTTCGCAGTAATCTATCGAAGGCACTCATTTTAACAAACAG GAAGTGGACTTCTACAATCAGAGAACAAGAGAAAGACCGGTTAGCTCCA ATTGTGGAAGCCCTGTGCACGAGCTATTTGGGTCCTGACTATTCTCGG CCCAAGGAATTTGGTGAGATATCAATTAATGATTTAGATCAATTAGCTGATCATTCATTTCCTCTATGCATGCGGCACCTATTTGTCAAG CTGAGAGAAGATCATCATTTAAAGCATGGGGGGAGAATGCAATTAGGTCTCTTTCTTAAG GGTGTTGGGTTGAAGCTGGAAGATGCCCTATCATTCTGGAAAGCTGAGTTCTCGCAAAAG GTTGGTGCTGAGAGGTTTGATAAAGAATATGCATACAGCATTCGCCATAATTATGGAAGAGAAGGGAAGAGAACA GATTATACACCTTATTCCTGTCAAAAAATCATTTCGTCAACTCCTAGCGTGGGGGATCATCATGGCTGCCCCTATCGTCATTTCAG TGAGGAAAACTTGCGGGCTGCAATTAGTAGAATGGGAGTAAGTAGTCGTGCAATAGAAGATGTAATGGATAAAGTACAAAATAGGCACTATCAG TTGGCATGCACATTAACTTTTGAAGCTGTTCATGGCTCATCATGTGATGCTGGCATCAACCATCCGAACCAATACTTCAGTGACAGTCAGAAGATTTTGCAAGCTAAG AACAATGCTGGGGCATAA